One Mycolicibacterium crocinum DNA window includes the following coding sequences:
- a CDS encoding MCE family protein, whose product MMRTTSTLVKFGVFAVVMVVLTAFLFLTFSNYRSGSTSGYSAVFADASRLKDGDTVRVAGVRVGTVNSVDLQPDKSVLVKFDADRDIVLTTGTQAAVRYLNLTGDRYLDLVDGPGSTRVLPAGSQIPKDRTQGALDLDLLLGGLRPVIQGLNPQDVNALTASLINILQGQGDTLDSLLGKTTSFSNALADNSQTVEQLIDNLKVVVDTLAKDGDKFSGAIDKLEKLITGLSQDREPIGTAITQLDNGTASLTSLLNQARAPLKGDIEQLNRLAPLLDDHKIIFDRGLQRGPDNYRKMARLGAYGSWIMYYICGLSIRVTDLQGRTGVFPMIKQESGRCSEP is encoded by the coding sequence ATGATGCGTACCACAAGCACACTCGTGAAGTTCGGCGTGTTCGCCGTCGTGATGGTGGTTTTGACTGCCTTCTTGTTCCTGACGTTCAGCAATTACCGCAGTGGCTCGACATCCGGGTACTCGGCAGTGTTCGCCGACGCATCCCGGCTGAAGGACGGCGACACCGTGCGGGTCGCCGGAGTCCGCGTCGGGACGGTCAACAGCGTCGATCTGCAACCAGACAAAAGCGTTCTGGTCAAGTTCGACGCCGATCGCGACATCGTCCTGACCACCGGAACCCAAGCGGCCGTGCGCTATCTCAACCTCACCGGCGACCGGTATCTGGATCTGGTCGACGGACCGGGCTCGACTCGGGTGCTGCCTGCGGGTTCCCAGATCCCGAAGGACCGCACGCAGGGCGCGCTGGACCTCGACCTCCTCCTGGGTGGGCTGCGGCCGGTGATCCAGGGGCTCAACCCGCAGGACGTCAACGCGCTCACCGCATCGTTGATCAACATCCTGCAGGGGCAGGGGGACACCCTCGATTCGCTGCTCGGCAAGACCACGTCGTTCTCGAATGCGTTGGCCGACAACAGCCAAACCGTCGAGCAGCTGATCGACAACCTCAAGGTCGTCGTCGACACGCTGGCCAAGGACGGTGACAAGTTCTCCGGAGCCATCGACAAGCTGGAGAAGCTGATCACCGGACTGTCCCAGGATCGCGAGCCCATCGGTACCGCGATCACCCAGCTGGACAACGGAACAGCGTCGCTCACCAGTCTTCTCAACCAAGCCCGCGCCCCACTCAAGGGCGACATCGAACAGCTGAACAGGCTTGCGCCGCTCCTGGACGACCACAAGATCATCTTCGATCGGGGTCTGCAGCGCGGTCCGGACAATTACCGCAAGATGGCCCGGCTCGGCGCGTATGGCAGCTGGATCATGTACTACATCTGCGGCCTGTCGATCCGTGTCACCGACCTCCAGGGACGGACCGGGGTCTTCCCGATGATCAAACAAGAATCCGGTAGGTGTTCGGAGCCCTAA
- a CDS encoding MCE family protein, with translation MTRNLGPGPSDRSETETHAAPVAARTGTSFGATSWARPVAGLATVVIVVAIVAVAVGLFRGDFTKTVPVTVISDRAGLVMNPDARVKMRGVQVGKVESIESRADGTAALHLAMDPAQLRKIPSNVVADIASTTVFGAKYVNFQPPADPSPKPMYAGQVLQGQHVTVEINTVFQQLTQVLNKIDPTQLNATLGALSEAFAGRGKQFGQTIKDFDELLAKMEPSLPNLAKDIELSAPVSAAYADAAPNLVKTVQSTNKISDSIVDEQQNLDTFLVNMIGLADEGNEVLGANQPALSKVLHLLTPTTDLLNEYAPAINCTLEGMNFVRLQPPLMDPGVLVNVAFTLGIERYRYPSNLPKVAASGGPQCMGLPYIGYGNKSKYLVTDVGSNPWQYGNQGILLNSDGLKQLLFGPLDGPPRNTAQIGQPG, from the coding sequence GTGACACGCAATCTCGGTCCGGGGCCCTCCGACCGATCAGAAACTGAAACCCACGCCGCACCGGTGGCGGCCAGAACGGGAACCAGCTTCGGCGCGACGAGCTGGGCGCGGCCGGTGGCCGGCCTGGCCACCGTGGTCATCGTGGTCGCGATCGTTGCCGTCGCGGTCGGCCTGTTCCGTGGTGACTTCACCAAAACCGTTCCGGTGACCGTCATCTCCGACCGCGCGGGCCTGGTGATGAACCCCGACGCGCGGGTCAAGATGCGCGGCGTCCAGGTCGGCAAGGTCGAATCGATCGAGAGCCGCGCTGACGGAACGGCGGCCCTGCACCTGGCGATGGATCCCGCGCAGCTGCGCAAGATCCCGTCAAACGTCGTCGCCGACATCGCGTCGACGACCGTCTTCGGTGCCAAGTACGTCAACTTCCAGCCGCCCGCCGACCCGTCACCGAAGCCGATGTATGCCGGCCAGGTTCTGCAGGGCCAACACGTCACCGTCGAGATCAACACCGTGTTCCAGCAGTTGACCCAGGTGCTGAACAAGATCGACCCGACCCAGTTGAACGCGACTCTGGGTGCACTCTCTGAGGCATTCGCCGGGCGCGGCAAGCAGTTCGGCCAGACCATCAAGGATTTCGATGAACTGCTGGCCAAGATGGAGCCCAGCTTGCCGAACTTGGCCAAGGACATCGAACTCTCCGCGCCGGTGTCCGCTGCCTATGCGGATGCCGCACCGAATCTGGTCAAGACCGTACAGAGCACCAACAAGATCAGCGACAGCATTGTCGACGAGCAGCAGAACTTGGATACGTTTCTGGTCAACATGATCGGGCTGGCCGACGAAGGCAATGAGGTGCTCGGCGCCAACCAGCCTGCGCTGAGCAAGGTGTTGCATCTGCTGACACCCACGACAGATCTGTTGAACGAATACGCACCGGCGATCAACTGCACGCTCGAAGGCATGAACTTCGTTCGGCTGCAGCCGCCGCTGATGGATCCGGGCGTTCTGGTCAACGTGGCGTTCACGCTCGGTATCGAGCGCTACCGCTACCCGTCGAATCTGCCCAAGGTCGCGGCCTCGGGTGGCCCGCAGTGCATGGGCCTGCCGTACATCGGTTATGGCAACAAGTCCAAGTATCTGGTGACCGATGTCGGCAGCAATCCGTGGCAGTACGGCAACCAGGGCATCCTGCTCAACTCCGATGGCCTCAAGCAACTGTTGTTCGGACCGCTGGACGGACCGCCACGCAACACCGCACAGATCGGACAGCCGGGATGA
- a CDS encoding MlaE family ABC transporter permease: protein MASLQALYPRLARQVRRPLGTFGRIGDHTIFYGRAIAGTPHATIHFRKEIIRLIAEISMGAGTLAMIGGTVVIVGFLTLAAGGTLAVQGYSSLGNIGIEALTGFLAAFINVRISAPVVAGIGLAATFGAGVTAQLGAMRINEEIDALESMGIPPVEYLVSTRIVAGMVAITPLYSIAVILSFVASQFTTVVLFGQSGGLYDHYFNTFLNPIDLLWSFLQAVLMAITILLIHTYFGYFATGGPSGVGVAVGNAVRTSLIVVVSVTLLVSLAIYGSNGNFNLSG from the coding sequence ATGGCATCACTACAGGCGTTGTATCCCCGCTTGGCCCGCCAGGTCCGCCGCCCGCTGGGCACGTTCGGGCGGATCGGGGACCACACCATCTTCTACGGCCGCGCGATCGCCGGCACCCCGCATGCAACGATCCATTTCCGCAAAGAGATCATCCGGCTGATCGCCGAAATCTCGATGGGGGCGGGCACCCTGGCCATGATCGGCGGCACCGTCGTCATCGTCGGCTTCCTCACCCTCGCCGCCGGCGGCACCCTGGCCGTACAGGGCTACAGCAGCCTCGGCAATATCGGGATCGAAGCATTGACCGGCTTCCTGGCCGCCTTCATCAACGTGCGCATCAGTGCACCAGTGGTGGCCGGTATCGGTTTGGCCGCCACCTTCGGCGCCGGCGTCACCGCCCAACTCGGCGCGATGCGGATCAACGAAGAAATCGATGCCCTGGAATCCATGGGCATCCCCCCGGTCGAATACCTCGTCAGTACGCGGATTGTGGCCGGCATGGTCGCGATCACCCCGCTGTACTCAATCGCCGTCATCCTGTCCTTCGTGGCCTCCCAGTTCACCACCGTGGTGTTGTTCGGCCAATCCGGCGGGCTCTATGACCACTACTTCAACACCTTCCTCAACCCCATCGACCTGCTCTGGTCGTTTTTGCAAGCGGTGTTGATGGCCATCACGATCCTGTTGATCCACACCTACTTCGGCTACTTCGCCACCGGCGGACCCTCCGGCGTCGGCGTCGCCGTCGGCAACGCCGTACGCACCTCCCTGATCGTGGTCGTCTCGGTCACCCTGCTCGTATCCCTAGCCATCTACGGCTCCAACGGCAACTTCAACCTGTCCGGATAG
- a CDS encoding MlaE family ABC transporter permease, producing the protein MAVKGADRWSPGISLKSASGPMQAIGGLFAMSADAVRFVFRKPFQWREFLEQSWFVARVSLAPTLLVAIPFTVLVSFTLNILLRELGAADLSGAGAAFGAVTQVGPLVTVLIVAGAGATAMCADLGSRTIREEIDAMEVLGINPVQRLVTPRMLASGLVALLLNSLVVIIGILGGYVFSVFVQDVNPGAFAAGITLLTGVPEVIISCVKAALFGLIAGLVACYRGLTITGGGAKAVGNAVNETVVYAFMALFVVNVVVTAIGIRMSAR; encoded by the coding sequence ATGGCAGTTAAGGGAGCCGACCGCTGGTCGCCAGGTATCTCGCTGAAGAGCGCGTCCGGGCCGATGCAGGCTATTGGTGGTTTGTTTGCGATGTCGGCTGATGCGGTGCGGTTTGTGTTTCGTAAGCCGTTTCAGTGGCGGGAGTTTTTGGAGCAGTCGTGGTTTGTGGCGCGGGTGTCGTTGGCGCCGACGTTGTTGGTGGCGATTCCGTTCACGGTGTTGGTGAGCTTCACGCTCAATATTTTGTTGCGGGAGTTGGGTGCTGCTGATTTGTCGGGGGCCGGTGCCGCCTTTGGTGCGGTGACCCAGGTGGGTCCGTTGGTGACGGTGTTGATCGTGGCCGGTGCGGGGGCGACGGCGATGTGCGCGGATTTGGGGTCACGCACGATCCGCGAGGAGATCGACGCCATGGAGGTGTTGGGGATCAATCCGGTGCAACGGCTGGTGACTCCACGGATGCTGGCCTCGGGTTTGGTTGCGCTTCTGTTGAATTCGTTGGTGGTGATCATCGGGATCCTGGGCGGCTATGTGTTCTCCGTGTTCGTCCAGGATGTCAATCCGGGGGCGTTCGCCGCCGGCATCACCTTGTTGACCGGAGTACCCGAAGTCATCATCTCCTGTGTCAAAGCCGCCCTGTTCGGGTTGATCGCCGGACTGGTGGCCTGCTATCGCGGGTTGACCATCACCGGTGGCGGTGCCAAAGCCGTGGGCAATGCGGTCAATGAGACGGTGGTGTACGCGTTTATGGCGTTGTTCGTGGTCAACGTGGTGGTGACCGCGATCGGTATCCGGATGAGCGCCCGCTGA
- a CDS encoding thiolase C-terminal domain-containing protein produces MRRVAIVGAGMTAFGEHFALGLKDLLPMAFAECAARVDKGVNKSEIDAAWFGAMGTPDGFPAGILADSLGLPNLPVTRIENSCATGNDAVRNALYGVASGAADVALVMGADKLRETASKQLLWEWEAMARDMAWDYPLGLVAPAGFALHVARYLHETPATREHMAMVAVKNHRHGLSNPKARLRFEVTIDEVLSAPMVVTPFGVYDCAPQSDGAAALLLAAEDVVDRFTDRPVWIRGVGLGLDSVMHQHKADMTTFPATIRAAKRAFSMANLTPADINVAEVHDFFTGIELISYEDLGFAEPAEAYKLMEAEVTCVGGALPVNPSGGLKAKGHPPGATGVAQCVELFDQLRGEAGNQVDGARIGLAHNIGGPTAVAAVTILEGPGSDGS; encoded by the coding sequence ATGAGGCGCGTCGCGATCGTGGGTGCCGGCATGACGGCGTTTGGAGAGCACTTCGCCCTCGGGCTCAAGGACCTGCTCCCGATGGCGTTCGCCGAGTGTGCGGCTCGGGTTGACAAGGGCGTCAACAAGTCTGAGATCGATGCGGCCTGGTTCGGCGCGATGGGAACCCCTGACGGATTCCCCGCGGGAATCCTCGCCGACTCGCTCGGGCTGCCCAACCTGCCGGTGACCCGCATCGAGAACTCCTGTGCGACCGGCAATGACGCTGTTCGCAACGCGCTCTACGGCGTCGCCTCCGGAGCGGCCGACGTGGCGTTGGTGATGGGTGCGGACAAACTGCGCGAGACCGCTTCCAAGCAGTTGCTGTGGGAGTGGGAAGCGATGGCCCGCGACATGGCGTGGGATTACCCGTTGGGATTGGTCGCGCCTGCCGGCTTTGCTCTCCATGTTGCGCGTTATTTGCACGAAACTCCGGCAACGCGTGAACACATGGCAATGGTCGCCGTCAAAAATCATCGTCACGGTCTGTCGAATCCGAAAGCGCGGCTCCGATTCGAGGTCACCATCGACGAGGTGCTGTCCGCGCCGATGGTCGTCACGCCGTTCGGAGTCTACGATTGCGCGCCCCAAAGCGACGGTGCCGCAGCACTTTTGTTAGCTGCCGAGGATGTGGTGGACCGTTTCACCGACCGGCCGGTGTGGATCCGCGGGGTGGGTCTCGGGCTGGACTCGGTGATGCACCAACATAAAGCGGACATGACGACTTTTCCGGCGACAATTCGCGCGGCGAAAAGAGCGTTCAGTATGGCAAATTTGACGCCCGCTGATATCAATGTGGCTGAAGTTCACGATTTCTTCACCGGCATCGAGCTGATCAGCTATGAAGATCTCGGCTTCGCCGAACCTGCGGAGGCCTACAAGTTGATGGAGGCCGAGGTGACTTGTGTCGGTGGAGCTTTGCCGGTGAATCCCAGCGGCGGCTTGAAGGCCAAGGGTCACCCACCCGGCGCCACCGGGGTGGCCCAGTGTGTGGAGCTCTTCGACCAACTGCGCGGTGAGGCCGGCAACCAGGTGGATGGCGCACGAATCGGGCTGGCTCACAACATCGGTGGGCCGACGGCAGTCGCTGCGGTGACGATTCTGGAAGGACCGGGTTCCGATGGCAGTTAA
- a CDS encoding OB-fold domain-containing protein, translating into MPYIVAIGTYLPSWGCDAHRIAGDDEDAITLAVEAGRAALSEGGAVERVVLVSRDLPLLESSNAAVLLAGLGLDPELEVDERLGGAPATLDAVSSARPRTLVIGSDLDPAGAAAILTGENGLQVRTAARVARSLPVRTRNVDGVVHDYGDPRLLHERGLVASLAAAWLDTPVALAGVDHDRAVELCGGDPPVVPTAGASAGLFALAALAESGANGPLVAVEQASLSGVTVVGGGAAVYRREPEARPRPQTKVVAGPDIPISLAAYERAFEAKVRWEAGRYRTSDELDFPPRYRLDDNGRLTTDYELVPLPRVGTVYTEVTVHIPVPGLRTPYSLVIVELDGVAVRALVKVTGVEAGAVRIGDRGRLTLRRVAVRSGVPDYGYAFEPYQPAAPREPSARSWGAA; encoded by the coding sequence ATGCCCTACATCGTCGCCATTGGCACATACCTACCTTCATGGGGGTGTGATGCACATCGCATTGCCGGCGATGACGAGGATGCGATCACACTCGCAGTTGAAGCCGGCCGAGCGGCGCTGTCCGAAGGCGGCGCCGTCGAACGAGTCGTGCTGGTCAGCCGCGATCTCCCGCTGTTGGAGAGCAGCAACGCCGCGGTGCTGTTGGCCGGCCTCGGTCTGGATCCCGAGCTCGAGGTCGACGAGCGGCTCGGCGGTGCGCCGGCGACGCTGGACGCGGTCAGCTCGGCCCGGCCCCGCACGCTGGTCATCGGCTCCGACCTGGATCCGGCCGGGGCCGCGGCGATCCTGACTGGAGAGAACGGACTGCAGGTGCGGACCGCGGCGCGGGTGGCGCGCAGCCTTCCGGTTCGCACTCGCAACGTCGATGGGGTGGTCCACGACTACGGAGACCCGCGGCTGTTGCACGAACGCGGATTGGTCGCGTCGCTGGCGGCGGCCTGGCTCGACACCCCCGTCGCGCTGGCCGGCGTCGACCACGATCGCGCCGTCGAACTGTGTGGTGGCGATCCGCCCGTCGTGCCGACGGCCGGTGCGAGCGCCGGCTTGTTCGCGTTGGCCGCGCTTGCGGAGTCGGGCGCCAACGGCCCGTTGGTGGCGGTCGAGCAGGCCAGCCTGTCCGGTGTGACGGTGGTCGGTGGCGGTGCCGCCGTCTACCGCCGAGAGCCGGAGGCCCGGCCGCGGCCGCAGACCAAGGTCGTCGCCGGCCCCGACATCCCGATCTCGCTGGCCGCCTATGAGCGGGCCTTCGAAGCCAAGGTGCGCTGGGAGGCCGGCCGCTACCGCACCAGCGACGAGTTGGACTTCCCGCCGCGCTACCGCCTCGACGACAACGGCCGATTGACCACCGACTACGAACTGGTGCCGCTGCCGCGGGTGGGAACCGTGTATACCGAAGTCACGGTGCACATCCCGGTCCCAGGACTGCGCACCCCCTACTCGTTGGTGATCGTCGAACTCGACGGTGTCGCGGTCCGCGCGCTCGTCAAGGTCACCGGCGTCGAGGCGGGCGCGGTGCGGATCGGCGATCGAGGGCGGCTGACTCTGCGCCGAGTCGCCGTGCGCTCCGGCGTGCCCGACTACGGGTACGCGTTCGAGCCGTATCAGCCTGCGGCTCCGCGGGAACCGTCCGCCCGGTCGTGGGGTGCGGCATGA
- a CDS encoding CaiB/BaiF CoA transferase family protein → MRPLDGVRILEVAMYGFVPSCGAVLREWGAEVIKVEHAVTGDPQRGLRQTGPLRVEGDPNPNVEHANRGKRSIGLDMSVPEGKEVLLELARRSDVFLTSFLPGHRTKFGIDVDDIRAVNPKIIYARGSAFGPRGQEAEKGGYDMTAFWCRAGTAATITPPGTEGMIAPPGPAYGDTISGTNLAGGIAAALFKRERTGEPSVVDVSLLGSGLWALGHTIALTQHLGERLVSPVPGVHGSPINPLTGLYETADGRYISFVMMQPTKFWADVCRHMDITEYIDDERFSSAEQIAANTAEAVEILGKAMATRTLAEWSTRFATLAGPWAPVQDTLQAAADPQVRANEYLVKAGELELVANPVQFDVAAPQSGPAPGFAEQTDEILEELGLDWDRIIELKTAGAVT, encoded by the coding sequence ATGAGGCCGCTGGACGGAGTGCGCATCCTCGAGGTCGCCATGTACGGCTTCGTGCCGTCGTGCGGCGCGGTGCTGCGTGAGTGGGGTGCCGAGGTCATCAAGGTCGAGCACGCGGTCACCGGTGACCCGCAGCGCGGACTGCGCCAGACCGGACCGCTGCGGGTCGAAGGCGACCCGAATCCCAATGTGGAACATGCCAATCGGGGTAAGCGGAGCATCGGCCTGGACATGTCGGTGCCCGAGGGCAAAGAGGTGCTCTTGGAGCTCGCCCGTCGATCGGACGTGTTCCTGACCAGCTTCCTGCCCGGACACCGAACGAAGTTCGGCATCGACGTCGACGACATCCGTGCGGTGAACCCGAAAATCATCTATGCGCGCGGCAGCGCCTTCGGCCCACGCGGCCAGGAGGCGGAGAAGGGCGGCTACGATATGACCGCCTTCTGGTGCCGGGCCGGCACCGCGGCCACGATCACGCCGCCGGGAACCGAAGGCATGATCGCCCCGCCCGGGCCGGCCTACGGCGACACCATCTCCGGCACCAACCTCGCCGGCGGAATCGCGGCAGCGTTGTTCAAGCGTGAGCGCACCGGCGAACCGTCGGTGGTCGACGTGTCCCTTCTCGGCAGCGGCCTGTGGGCGTTGGGCCACACCATCGCACTGACCCAGCACCTGGGCGAGCGACTGGTGTCGCCGGTGCCCGGTGTGCACGGCTCGCCGATCAACCCGCTCACCGGGCTCTACGAAACGGCCGACGGCCGCTACATCTCCTTCGTGATGATGCAGCCGACGAAGTTCTGGGCCGATGTCTGCCGGCACATGGACATCACCGAGTACATCGATGACGAACGGTTCTCCTCGGCCGAGCAGATCGCGGCCAACACCGCCGAAGCCGTCGAGATCCTCGGCAAGGCGATGGCCACCCGAACTCTCGCGGAGTGGTCGACGCGGTTCGCCACGCTGGCCGGCCCGTGGGCGCCGGTGCAGGACACGCTGCAGGCAGCGGCCGACCCGCAGGTGCGGGCCAACGAATACCTGGTGAAGGCGGGGGAGTTGGAGCTGGTCGCCAACCCCGTGCAGTTCGACGTCGCCGCACCGCAGAGCGGACCGGCGCCGGGATTCGCCGAGCAGACCGACGAGATCCTCGAAGAGCTCGGGCTGGACTGGGACCGCATCATCGAACTCAAGACCGCTGGCGCGGTCACCTAG
- a CDS encoding aldehyde dehydrogenase family protein has protein sequence MPAQDATATIASGEQAEESQVSERHMLIDGQLVGAQQTYPSINPATGDVVGYAPNADVADAERAIAAARKAFDTTDWSTNVELRIRCMEQLHTALVEHSDELRALTIAEVGATKALTESAQLDDPIRIVGYYANLLKSYEMSEDLGEIESRGQRHHRWVEKEAAGVVAAIIAYNYPNQLALAKLGPSLAAGCSVVLKAAPDTPLTTLALGEVIAKYTDIPAGVINVISSTDPAVGAALTTSPDVDVVTFTGSTATGRKIMAAASDTIKKVFLELGGKSAMIVLDDADFNNCAMMAAFMICSHAGQGCAITTRLLVPRKHHDEIVELVKNFMGMVRYGDPADPATYMGPLINDTQREKVDGMVQRAVAAGATVVTGGKKVDGPGFFYEPTLITNVDPDSELAQEEIFGPVLAVLAYEDDDDAVRIANNSIYGLSGGVFGGPDRALAIARRIRTGTMGINGGNYFGPDSPFGGYKQSGVGREMGVAGLEEFLERKTLAAVIS, from the coding sequence ATGCCGGCCCAGGACGCGACGGCCACCATCGCGAGCGGCGAGCAAGCGGAGGAAAGCCAGGTGTCCGAGCGGCACATGCTGATCGATGGTCAGCTTGTCGGCGCCCAGCAGACCTATCCGTCGATCAATCCCGCCACCGGAGACGTGGTCGGCTATGCGCCCAACGCCGACGTCGCCGATGCCGAGCGCGCGATCGCCGCCGCCCGCAAGGCCTTCGATACCACCGACTGGTCCACCAACGTCGAGCTGCGGATCCGGTGCATGGAGCAGTTGCACACGGCGCTCGTCGAGCACAGCGACGAACTGCGCGCGCTGACGATCGCCGAGGTGGGTGCCACCAAAGCGCTGACCGAGAGCGCCCAGCTCGACGACCCGATCCGGATCGTCGGCTACTACGCGAACCTGCTGAAGAGCTACGAGATGTCCGAGGACCTTGGTGAGATCGAGAGCCGCGGGCAGCGCCACCACCGCTGGGTGGAGAAGGAAGCCGCCGGTGTGGTGGCCGCGATCATCGCCTACAACTATCCGAACCAGCTGGCGCTGGCCAAGCTCGGCCCGTCGTTGGCCGCCGGGTGCAGTGTCGTCCTCAAGGCCGCACCGGACACTCCGCTCACCACGCTGGCACTCGGTGAGGTGATCGCCAAGTACACCGACATCCCGGCGGGCGTCATCAACGTCATCAGCTCCACCGACCCCGCCGTCGGCGCCGCGCTGACCACCAGCCCCGACGTCGACGTCGTGACCTTCACCGGATCGACGGCGACCGGGCGCAAGATCATGGCGGCGGCCAGCGACACCATCAAGAAGGTGTTCCTGGAGCTCGGCGGCAAGTCGGCCATGATCGTGCTCGACGACGCCGACTTCAACAACTGCGCGATGATGGCGGCGTTCATGATCTGCTCGCATGCCGGCCAGGGGTGCGCGATCACGACACGGCTCCTCGTGCCCCGCAAGCACCACGACGAGATCGTCGAGCTGGTGAAGAACTTCATGGGCATGGTCCGCTACGGGGATCCAGCCGACCCGGCCACCTACATGGGCCCGTTGATCAACGACACCCAGCGCGAGAAGGTCGACGGGATGGTCCAGCGCGCGGTAGCCGCCGGCGCAACCGTCGTCACCGGCGGCAAGAAGGTCGACGGGCCGGGCTTCTTCTACGAGCCGACGTTGATCACGAACGTCGACCCGGACAGCGAACTCGCCCAGGAGGAGATCTTCGGTCCCGTGCTGGCCGTCCTGGCATACGAGGACGACGACGACGCCGTGCGGATCGCCAACAACTCCATCTACGGACTGTCCGGTGGGGTGTTCGGCGGCCCCGACCGCGCGCTGGCGATCGCCCGCCGGATCCGCACCGGCACGATGGGCATCAACGGCGGCAACTACTTCGGACCGGACAGTCCCTTCGGCGGCTACAAGCAGTCGGGCGTCGGCCGCGAGATGGGTGTGGCGGGCCTGGAGGAATTCCTCGAGCGCAAGACGCTCGCGGCGGTCATCTCATGA
- a CDS encoding mycofactocin-coupled SDR family oxidoreductase, translating to MGRVQGKVAFITGAARGQGRSHALRLAEEGADIIAVDLCKDIDTIGYKMATPEDLEETAELVKKTGRGIVTVQADVREAAELKAALDQGLAEFGKVDIVVAQAGIAGMKGQPPLQAWCDVINTNLIGTINAIQVALPHLEAGASIIATGSTAALMDAHQKDNPGADPGGMSYMVAKRLLSNYVHDLATELAPRGIRANVVHPTNCNTDMLQSEPMYRSFRPDLEHPTRADAEPVFGIQQAMKVNFVEPLDISNAVLWLASEEARYVTGMQLRVDAGGYLKWYDYHV from the coding sequence ATGGGACGTGTCCAAGGCAAGGTCGCCTTCATCACCGGTGCGGCACGCGGGCAGGGGCGCAGCCACGCCCTGCGGCTGGCCGAAGAGGGCGCCGACATCATCGCTGTCGACTTGTGCAAGGACATCGACACCATCGGCTACAAGATGGCGACGCCCGAGGATCTCGAAGAGACCGCCGAACTGGTCAAGAAGACCGGGCGCGGCATCGTCACCGTCCAGGCCGATGTCCGCGAAGCCGCCGAACTCAAGGCTGCGCTCGATCAGGGCCTCGCCGAATTCGGCAAGGTCGACATCGTCGTCGCGCAGGCCGGCATCGCCGGGATGAAAGGCCAGCCGCCGCTGCAGGCGTGGTGCGATGTCATCAACACCAACCTGATCGGAACCATCAACGCGATCCAGGTGGCACTTCCGCATCTGGAGGCGGGCGCCTCGATCATCGCGACCGGATCGACCGCAGCACTCATGGATGCCCATCAGAAGGACAACCCCGGCGCCGATCCCGGCGGCATGAGCTACATGGTCGCCAAACGCCTGCTGTCCAACTATGTGCACGACCTCGCCACCGAGCTTGCGCCGCGGGGCATTCGGGCCAACGTGGTTCACCCGACCAACTGCAATACCGACATGTTGCAGAGCGAGCCGATGTACCGGTCGTTCCGGCCGGACCTCGAGCACCCGACCCGTGCCGACGCCGAGCCGGTGTTCGGGATCCAGCAGGCGATGAAGGTCAACTTCGTCGAGCCGTTGGACATCAGCAATGCGGTGCTGTGGCTGGCATCCGAAGAAGCCCGCTACGTCACCGGTATGCAGCTGCGTGTCGATGCCGGCGGCTACCTCAAGTGGTACGACTACCACGTCTGA
- a CDS encoding ferredoxin: protein MKVRVDQERCQGHTLCAMIAPDMFELNDIDGSSSAVTEEVPADQIELVREAAHSCPEQAILIEED, encoded by the coding sequence GTGAAGGTTCGGGTTGACCAGGAGCGGTGCCAGGGGCACACGCTGTGCGCCATGATCGCTCCAGACATGTTCGAGCTCAACGATATCGACGGCAGCTCGTCGGCGGTAACCGAAGAGGTGCCTGCCGACCAGATCGAGCTCGTGCGGGAAGCCGCACATTCCTGTCCTGAACAGGCGATCCTCATCGAAGAGGATTGA